One window of the Synechococcus sp. CC9311 genome contains the following:
- a CDS encoding flavin prenyltransferase UbiX yields the protein MEHPDRPYVLGVSGASAQPLAERALQLLLQKERSVHLIMSRGAHEVWLAEQSIQVPVDPELQERFWRSRLNVQTGSLICHRWGDQAATIASGSVATRGMVIVPCSMGTVGRIAAGVASDLLERCADVHLKEGRPLVLAPREMPWSLIHLRNLTTLAEAGARIAPPIPAWYSQPQNLSEMVDFLVVRLFDSLGEELSPLKRWQGRQP from the coding sequence ATGGAGCACCCTGATCGTCCTTATGTCCTTGGGGTAAGCGGCGCCTCAGCCCAACCGCTTGCTGAGCGAGCCTTACAACTTTTGCTTCAGAAGGAACGCAGTGTTCACCTGATCATGAGTCGTGGGGCGCATGAGGTTTGGCTCGCCGAACAATCCATCCAGGTCCCCGTCGATCCTGAGCTTCAGGAACGCTTTTGGAGATCACGGCTGAATGTTCAAACAGGATCATTAATTTGCCATCGCTGGGGAGATCAAGCAGCAACGATTGCTAGTGGAAGTGTGGCAACCCGCGGCATGGTGATTGTTCCTTGTTCGATGGGCACCGTGGGGCGTATTGCGGCCGGAGTAGCCAGTGATCTGCTCGAACGTTGTGCTGATGTTCATCTCAAGGAAGGACGACCCCTTGTACTGGCACCTAGAGAAATGCCATGGAGCCTGATTCATCTCCGCAACCTCACAACTCTGGCTGAAGCAGGAGCAAGAATTGCTCCACCCATTCCGGCCTGGTATAGCCAGCCCCAAAATCTCAGCGAAATGGTGGATTTCTTAGTGGTGAGACTCTTTGATTCCCTTGGTGAGGAGTTAAGCCCTCTGAAACGTTGGCAGGGTCGCCAGCCATGA
- a CDS encoding TMEM165/GDT1 family protein: MTEAGSDNKLGFNTILLSTFTTVFLAELGDKTQLATLLLSAQSGEPWLVFIGAALALICSSLVGVLVGRWLSTILPPERLEQMAGLLMVGLGLWLGSQALKSLMETQSL, from the coding sequence ATGACTGAAGCAGGTAGCGACAACAAGCTTGGATTCAACACCATTCTGCTGAGCACCTTCACCACCGTTTTTCTAGCTGAATTGGGTGATAAAACCCAATTAGCCACCCTCCTTCTATCCGCCCAATCCGGCGAACCATGGTTGGTGTTTATCGGGGCCGCGCTGGCATTGATCTGTTCAAGCCTGGTAGGAGTTCTGGTGGGACGCTGGCTCTCCACAATCCTTCCCCCAGAACGTCTGGAACAAATGGCAGGTTTGCTGATGGTGGGACTGGGTTTGTGGCTGGGCAGTCAGGCCTTGAAGTCACTGATGGAGACCCAATCACTCTGA
- the psb30 gene encoding photosystem II reaction center protein Ycf12/Psb30: MGFDIHLIANFGALALITLAGPAVIFILFYRRGAL, encoded by the coding sequence ATGGGATTTGATATCCACCTGATTGCAAATTTTGGGGCCCTCGCTCTGATCACGCTTGCTGGCCCAGCTGTGATCTTTATCCTCTTTTACAGGCGCGGAGCTCTCTGA
- a CDS encoding chloride channel protein: MTSELKSTSSRFRGTASVFNEITRLGRHFIGLLVVGVLIGLACLPLNLVDRIQEWQFQFLPTTGENPWTSIGLLIVFAPLLVMPILLILQRGPWRGGAGSGIPSTMNALGDPSLMPSAMEAGSTVHRGILWSVATAAMFPLGREGPVVQFGSAVARACQKRWPNWMPALTERQMVAIGGGAGLAGGFNTPLLGVVFMLEELTAEYSILTIWPALLVCIAAAGFSNLGGEPIFGLGLINVFAPESEQLLLAVPIGIAAGLVGGFFNRGLVWTTSRLAPMVRQRPLRTGLWLGAALSVLALLSWGTSTADGEALVKQLLERGLPELGADHSDVHSGLVSIWITVVRVIGPMLALAPGVPGGLIDPALTFGAVLGYSICAVIGFSTQVGVGLGLAAGLAGATQLPLVSLIFSWRLVGDQQLFAGACLTAVIAAYTGRLVSRTPVYHALAKLQRAPRL; encoded by the coding sequence ATGACTTCTGAACTCAAATCCACCAGCTCACGGTTCCGGGGCACAGCGTCGGTTTTCAACGAGATCACTCGACTTGGCCGCCACTTCATTGGCTTGCTGGTTGTTGGCGTCTTGATCGGGCTGGCTTGCCTCCCACTGAATCTTGTTGATCGCATTCAGGAGTGGCAGTTCCAGTTCCTGCCAACAACCGGCGAAAACCCCTGGACCTCCATCGGTCTGCTGATTGTTTTCGCTCCTTTGCTGGTGATGCCAATCCTGTTGATTCTTCAGCGAGGACCGTGGCGTGGAGGAGCTGGATCAGGAATTCCATCAACGATGAACGCCCTGGGAGATCCATCGTTGATGCCCAGTGCGATGGAAGCAGGGAGCACTGTGCACAGAGGAATCCTGTGGTCGGTGGCGACAGCAGCCATGTTTCCTCTGGGACGGGAAGGCCCGGTGGTGCAATTTGGCTCTGCTGTGGCACGCGCCTGTCAGAAACGTTGGCCCAATTGGATGCCGGCTCTTACCGAACGACAGATGGTTGCCATTGGCGGAGGTGCTGGCCTAGCCGGCGGCTTCAACACTCCCCTGCTTGGCGTTGTCTTCATGCTTGAGGAGCTCACAGCTGAATATTCAATCCTCACGATCTGGCCAGCTTTGCTGGTGTGCATCGCTGCGGCTGGTTTTTCGAACCTTGGAGGGGAGCCCATCTTTGGATTGGGGCTCATCAATGTGTTTGCACCCGAAAGTGAACAACTCTTGCTGGCCGTTCCGATCGGAATCGCCGCTGGTCTTGTCGGTGGATTCTTTAACCGTGGTCTGGTGTGGACCACATCGCGTTTAGCTCCAATGGTGCGGCAACGTCCACTGCGCACCGGCCTATGGCTTGGCGCCGCACTCAGTGTGCTTGCCCTGTTGAGCTGGGGAACTAGCACTGCGGACGGTGAAGCACTCGTGAAGCAACTGCTTGAACGAGGCTTACCAGAATTGGGGGCAGATCACAGTGATGTCCACTCTGGTCTCGTGAGCATTTGGATCACGGTGGTCCGGGTGATTGGCCCCATGCTCGCCCTGGCACCAGGAGTCCCAGGAGGATTGATCGATCCAGCTCTCACCTTCGGTGCCGTGCTCGGTTACAGCATCTGTGCGGTGATTGGATTCAGCACCCAAGTGGGTGTGGGACTTGGATTAGCAGCAGGACTGGCTGGAGCAACCCAACTGCCGCTGGTCTCCCTCATTTTTTCCTGGCGACTGGTGGGCGATCAACAGTTATTTGCAGGAGCTTGTCTCACGGCCGTAATCGCCGCTTACACCGGGCGGCTTGTCTCCAGAACACCGGTGTATCACGCACTCGCAAAGCTTCAGAGAGCTCCGCGCCTGTAA
- a CDS encoding RNB domain-containing ribonuclease has translation MKFTVADLLDQVPHDGSVEISKLEKILRLTNRADKQSLGIALKGLDRLGVLSLEEESSVSRGDDIGLIEARLRCSSKGFCFAIRDDGGEDVYIRDHQLNHAWNGDRVLVRIIRDAGRRRSPEGGVQCILQRATTSLLAQVEQQDERLLAVPLDDRVLASIELPEGDSNYQLEGPATSVVEVQLDRYPIAQHPARGHVARSLPLNGGVDADRDLLLTKAHLHNRATAPRTTIKAPVEKRRKDLTDQPCLLLNNWVIDGAPHLPAAHVIPHEGGTQLWIHAPAVAERVNPGNSLDQWLCEQSEALCLGNKWIPLLSPNLSKAAAFNVGETQAAVSVRIDIDSEGEARDWEFCLTQIRPVAEVTSQALTALAGRKPRSRAIPAALKSIKDHIGQLETLIFCAKALHAAELRQGQIELDLPTPDLETLGDLRATEPDGGNRQWIEPLREEDPFSILATFLRAAHSTWTQHCLDFNLPALVLQANDPESGSLNDVAKAAIALELPISLDEEGTTSASELAQALITSPSRRVLNLQLRQTLPDCQFRLIQSKAKQIALASENEASATETKKDHEELDTSADIDAMSPPAQDGSTPLFAPWCCPTLHYADLLNQQVLCQLLNDGKDRPSVRQKETVNLGSKGAASTLTWPLFSGSLQQRLQELLQERKLQRLNSRRRQQAELSRDVIAMAQARSAEPMLDHEQQGVISGVQSYGFFVEIAPSMVEGLVHVSSLNDDWYEYRSRQNRLVGRRNRRVYKLGDPVTVRVTKVDVLRNQIDLDIVLSPEDEQEETPMPVAVSEG, from the coding sequence ATGAAATTCACGGTCGCCGACCTTCTCGACCAGGTCCCCCATGACGGTTCCGTTGAGATCAGCAAGCTCGAAAAGATTCTCCGATTAACCAATCGAGCCGACAAACAATCACTCGGCATTGCGCTGAAGGGACTTGATCGACTTGGTGTGCTGAGCCTTGAAGAGGAGAGTTCAGTCTCCCGAGGTGACGACATTGGGTTGATTGAAGCCCGTTTGCGCTGCAGCAGCAAAGGATTCTGTTTTGCCATTCGTGATGACGGCGGTGAAGACGTCTATATCCGTGACCATCAGCTGAATCACGCTTGGAATGGTGATCGCGTGTTGGTACGCATCATCCGTGATGCAGGCCGCCGTCGATCTCCAGAAGGAGGGGTGCAATGCATTTTGCAGAGAGCCACCACAAGCCTTCTGGCTCAAGTGGAACAACAGGATGAGCGACTGCTCGCCGTTCCCCTCGATGACCGTGTTCTCGCCTCCATCGAGTTACCGGAGGGAGATAGCAACTATCAACTCGAGGGACCCGCCACATCAGTGGTTGAAGTGCAGCTCGATCGATACCCGATCGCTCAACACCCAGCCCGGGGTCATGTGGCCCGTTCGCTGCCACTCAACGGTGGTGTCGATGCTGATCGCGATCTCTTACTCACTAAGGCCCACTTACACAACAGAGCAACTGCACCAAGAACAACGATTAAGGCTCCCGTCGAGAAACGACGCAAAGACCTCACCGATCAGCCGTGTTTACTCCTGAACAACTGGGTGATTGATGGTGCTCCCCACCTACCTGCAGCCCATGTCATCCCCCATGAAGGTGGAACTCAGCTATGGATTCACGCTCCTGCTGTCGCTGAACGAGTGAACCCCGGCAACAGTCTTGATCAATGGTTGTGCGAGCAAAGCGAAGCTCTTTGTTTGGGCAATAAGTGGATTCCACTGCTGAGTCCGAACCTCTCCAAAGCGGCAGCGTTCAACGTTGGAGAAACACAAGCTGCAGTGAGTGTTCGCATCGATATTGACTCTGAAGGCGAAGCTCGGGACTGGGAATTCTGTTTGACACAAATTCGGCCTGTCGCTGAAGTGACCTCGCAAGCTTTAACGGCTTTGGCAGGGCGCAAGCCCCGTTCTCGAGCCATCCCAGCAGCACTGAAATCAATCAAAGATCACATCGGACAACTCGAGACACTGATCTTTTGCGCCAAAGCTCTTCACGCCGCAGAGTTAAGACAAGGCCAAATCGAATTGGATCTTCCAACCCCCGATTTGGAAACGCTGGGAGACCTGCGAGCCACCGAACCAGATGGTGGCAATCGTCAGTGGATTGAACCCCTGAGGGAAGAGGATCCCTTCTCAATCTTGGCTACGTTCCTACGAGCAGCGCATTCAACTTGGACTCAGCATTGCCTGGATTTCAATCTTCCAGCCCTGGTGCTTCAAGCCAATGATCCCGAGAGTGGATCCCTGAATGACGTCGCGAAAGCAGCCATTGCCCTAGAGCTGCCGATCTCCCTGGATGAAGAGGGCACCACTTCGGCGTCCGAACTCGCGCAAGCCTTAATTACAAGTCCATCCAGACGGGTGCTCAACCTGCAGCTGCGACAGACCCTCCCAGATTGCCAGTTCCGCCTGATCCAATCGAAAGCCAAGCAAATAGCACTCGCCAGTGAAAACGAGGCATCAGCGACTGAGACCAAAAAAGATCATGAAGAGCTCGACACTTCAGCAGACATTGATGCGATGTCTCCTCCTGCTCAGGATGGATCAACTCCGTTATTCGCTCCTTGGTGCTGTCCCACCCTGCATTACGCCGATTTATTGAACCAACAGGTGTTATGTCAGCTTCTCAACGACGGCAAAGATCGTCCAAGCGTTCGCCAAAAAGAAACGGTCAATTTGGGCAGCAAAGGTGCCGCTTCAACGCTGACCTGGCCGCTCTTCAGTGGGTCTCTCCAACAACGATTGCAGGAACTCCTCCAGGAACGCAAACTTCAACGTCTCAATTCTCGGCGTCGCCAACAAGCGGAGCTTTCTAGAGATGTGATTGCGATGGCGCAAGCACGAAGCGCCGAACCGATGCTCGATCACGAGCAACAAGGTGTGATCAGCGGCGTTCAAAGTTATGGGTTCTTCGTGGAAATTGCCCCCTCCATGGTGGAGGGACTGGTGCATGTCAGCTCCTTGAACGACGATTGGTACGAATACCGTTCTCGCCAAAACCGACTTGTGGGTCGTCGTAATCGCCGCGTTTACAAACTTGGAGATCCCGTCACAGTGCGTGTAACCAAGGTGGACGTTCTGCGCAATCAGATCGATCTAGACATTGTGCTTTCCCCGGAAGACGAACAGGAAGAGACCCCAATGCCTGTAGCCGTGAGTGAGGGTTAG
- the acsF gene encoding magnesium-protoporphyrin IX monomethyl ester (oxidative) cyclase — protein sequence MVPPTAVTEATAVPGSNVTTKDPAKDTILTPRFYTTDFEAMAAMDLRPNEAELEAICEEFRKDYNRHHFVRNGEFDGAADQLDPETRKVFVEFLEQSCTSEFSGFLLYKELSRRIKTKNPLLAECFSHMARDEARHAGFLNKSMSDFGLQLDLGFLTSSKSYTFFKPKFIFYATYLSEKIGYWRYITIFRHLEQNPDSKIFPIFNFFENWCQDENRHGDFFDALMKAQPETVRGLRARLWCRFFLLAVFATMYVRDVARKEFYEALGLDAREYDRLVIDKTNENTARVFPVVLDVKNPRFYNGLERLVNNNAALSAVDATQAPAPIKLLRKLPHWVANGAQMASLFLMAPIRSDRYHPSVR from the coding sequence ATGGTGCCTCCAACAGCCGTTACGGAAGCCACAGCAGTACCAGGGTCCAACGTAACGACGAAAGACCCGGCGAAGGACACGATCCTGACTCCTCGTTTTTACACGACAGATTTCGAGGCGATGGCCGCGATGGATCTGCGTCCAAATGAGGCAGAGCTAGAGGCAATCTGCGAAGAGTTTCGAAAGGATTACAACCGTCATCACTTTGTGCGCAATGGCGAATTTGATGGAGCAGCAGATCAGCTCGACCCCGAGACCCGCAAAGTATTCGTTGAATTTCTAGAACAAAGTTGCACGTCTGAGTTTTCCGGGTTTTTGCTTTACAAAGAACTCAGCCGTCGGATCAAAACCAAAAACCCCCTACTCGCCGAATGCTTCTCGCATATGGCCCGTGATGAGGCGCGGCACGCAGGCTTCCTCAACAAGTCGATGAGCGATTTTGGTCTGCAGCTGGATCTTGGCTTCTTAACATCCAGTAAGAGCTATACATTTTTCAAACCAAAATTTATTTTTTACGCCACATATCTGTCTGAAAAAATTGGTTACTGGCGCTACATCACCATTTTCCGCCATCTTGAGCAAAATCCAGACAGTAAAATTTTCCCGATCTTCAACTTCTTCGAGAATTGGTGTCAAGACGAAAATCGCCACGGTGATTTCTTTGATGCATTGATGAAAGCCCAGCCAGAGACAGTGCGGGGATTACGCGCTCGACTTTGGTGTCGTTTCTTTCTTCTCGCGGTGTTCGCCACCATGTATGTGCGAGATGTGGCACGCAAGGAGTTTTACGAAGCCCTAGGTCTGGATGCTCGGGAATATGACCGCTTGGTTATCGACAAGACGAATGAAAACACTGCACGAGTGTTTCCAGTGGTCCTCGATGTCAAGAATCCTCGCTTTTACAACGGTCTCGAACGCTTGGTGAACAACAACGCTGCGCTCAGCGCAGTGGATGCCACGCAAGCCCCTGCCCCCATCAAACTGCTGCGCA
- a CDS encoding YkgJ family cysteine cluster protein, protein MSRPPLHWSCLSQCGACCRLAPAERPEALEALSDEQQTIYLGMVGKDGWCRHFDQGGRRCRIYEDRPDFCRVSGLADLFAVPAEEVNAFAIDCCRQQIRSVHGGRSLELRKFERLIRSPQNSDD, encoded by the coding sequence ATGAGCCGCCCTCCCCTTCACTGGTCCTGCCTGAGTCAATGCGGTGCTTGTTGCAGGCTTGCTCCGGCGGAACGACCTGAAGCGCTTGAAGCGCTATCGGACGAGCAGCAAACGATCTACCTAGGAATGGTGGGGAAAGACGGATGGTGTCGACATTTCGACCAGGGAGGCCGACGCTGCAGAATTTATGAGGACAGACCTGACTTTTGCCGGGTGAGCGGTTTAGCCGATTTATTTGCAGTGCCAGCGGAGGAGGTCAATGCCTTCGCCATTGATTGCTGTCGACAGCAAATTCGCTCGGTTCATGGCGGAAGAAGCCTCGAACTGCGTAAGTTCGAGCGGTTGATCCGCTCACCTCAGAATTCCGATGACTGA
- a CDS encoding TMEM165/GDT1 family protein produces the protein MDFTLLISTFVTVFLAELGDKTQLATVAISGTSNRPLAVFLGSSSALVLASLIGAVAGGSLSAVIPADWLQLIASTGFLVIGGRLLMPMLQAGFGSTQAED, from the coding sequence ATGGACTTCACCCTTCTCATTTCCACTTTTGTCACCGTGTTCTTGGCAGAGCTCGGTGATAAAACCCAATTAGCAACAGTGGCTATTAGCGGCACATCCAATCGACCCTTAGCGGTGTTTCTCGGATCATCCAGCGCTTTAGTACTCGCGAGCTTGATTGGCGCTGTAGCGGGAGGATCTTTATCAGCTGTGATTCCTGCCGACTGGCTTCAACTGATTGCTTCGACTGGGTTTCTAGTGATCGGTGGCCGCTTGCTAATGCCCATGCTCCAAGCCGGATTTGGATCCACCCAGGCCGAGGACTAA
- a CDS encoding DUF2996 domain-containing protein — MSETPETPKAAAKPAAKPAAKPAPKPKLEDKPFQAFIKDDLIPSLSKALSSNHQITASIDLIEGDRPVVGGQCWMVAGELPGDRRFWVCFESDSITSGKTIALAESGTEPSLLESFLIDEKRINLALLQSRLLQRLNGQKWLGGN; from the coding sequence GTGAGCGAAACTCCCGAAACACCCAAAGCTGCAGCCAAACCAGCAGCAAAGCCTGCAGCGAAACCTGCTCCGAAGCCCAAGCTGGAGGACAAACCCTTTCAGGCGTTCATTAAGGACGATCTCATCCCCTCCCTCAGCAAAGCACTTAGCAGCAATCATCAGATCACCGCTTCGATCGATCTCATCGAAGGTGATCGTCCTGTTGTGGGAGGCCAATGCTGGATGGTCGCCGGAGAGTTACCTGGCGATCGGCGGTTCTGGGTCTGTTTTGAATCGGATTCGATCACATCCGGTAAAACCATTGCGCTCGCGGAATCCGGAACGGAGCCGAGCCTGTTGGAGTCCTTTTTGATCGATGAGAAGCGCATCAACCTGGCCCTTCTCCAGTCTCGGTTGCTGCAGCGTCTGAATGGCCAGAAATGGCTGGGTGGGAATTAA